A stretch of the Gracilinanus agilis isolate LMUSP501 chromosome 4, AgileGrace, whole genome shotgun sequence genome encodes the following:
- the EPS8L3 gene encoding LOW QUALITY PROTEIN: epidermal growth factor receptor kinase substrate 8-like protein 3 (The sequence of the model RefSeq protein was modified relative to this genomic sequence to represent the inferred CDS: inserted 1 base in 1 codon) → MIKGSDATHTPSFPDSWTFSLLIPQHLLTCKLGSGTIHEPNDVIRKLQLMDAQGQVWGQNVLLQVEDDWLQILDIETREELDSYPLDGIQSLEVVLNSCSYNSVLQIILQRLGDSFTSILLFQCWEVKAEILKNHLQKAIDELKETQEPSSQELQRFDQIPQQKAQPEHPLDLDKDLEELNKTLSDIDMLVAMASDGQKSNSKKLMGKKKKKTQKEPFSEPQYIVCFQKIKHALNLVGILNPHLQQPSGPDLVHMLFQALNMVMSNCPHPHMAASIDVPRLTPKAIALLQSCLTPNEMDFWQSLGEFWTTSTANGADQRPETPTLGPRHYGLGNPQHNPAKDQDRFSLRHKVLSSWEKSSQCSQGWNKLSLGPGTLTLSQPVPPAHTVSQLKHSEAPLPALLSCEQREEAGLPATGPQPGDLRTLSDSPSPAVPAQPSSXLLMQVQYEFESRNPRELTVVQGEVLEILDQSKQWWLVKNEAGQKGYIPNNILEPLPQGLRRTRSQAGSPIQGPLLRTTSKPHEVRDWLMSENFSTITIKSLGVLTGGQLLHMQPREIQLVCPEEAPRILARLEAVKRTLGVRLA, encoded by the exons ATGATCAAGGGATCGGATGCAACTCATACTCCAAGTTTCCCCGACTCCTGGACATTCTCCCTTCTGATTCCTCAGCACCTGCTGACCTGTAAACTAGGCTCAGGAACTATCCATGAGCCTAACGATGTCATCAGAAAGCTTCAGTTGATGGATGCCCAAGGTCAAGTGTGGGGCCAGAACGTGCTCCTGCAGGTCGAAGACGACTGGCTCCAAATCTTGGATATTGAGACAAGG GAAGAGTTGGATTCCTACCCCTTGGATGGCATTCAGTCATTGGAAGTTGTATTAAATAGCTGTTCCTACAATTCAGTTCTACAAATTATCCTTCAGAGGCTGGGCGACTCTTTCACCAGTATCCTGCTTTTTCAGTGCTGGGAAGTTAAG GCTGAGATCCTGAAGAATCACCTACAGAAGGCTATCGATGAACTTAAAGAGACACAAGAACCAAG TTCCCAGGAGCTACAGAGGTTTGACCAGATTCCTCAGCAGAAAGCACAGCCTGAGCACCCTCTGGACCTGGATAAAGACCTG GAGGAGCTGAACAAAACCCTGAGTGACATTGATATGTTGGTGGCGATGGCATCAGATGGCCAGAAAAGTAATTCTAAGAAGCTtatggggaagaagaagaagaagacccAAAAAG AGCCTTTCTCAGAACCCCAATATATTGTCTGCTTCCAGAAGATCAAGCATGCATTGAATCTAGTG GGAATCCTGAACCCCCATCTACAGCAGCCAAGTGGTCCTGACCTTGTCCACATGCTCTTCCAAGCTTTGAACATG GTGATGTCCAACTGCCCCCATCCTCATATGGCAGCTTCCATAGATGTTCCTCGGTTAACCCCCAAAGCCATTGCCCTGCTACAGTCTTGTCTGACACCAAATGAAATGGATTTCTGGCAAAGTCTGGGAGAGTTCTGGACCACAAGCAC GGCTAATGGAGCAGACCAAAGGCCGGAAACTCCTACACTCGGCCCCAGACATTACGGGCTGGGCAATCCCCAGCACAACCCGGCCAAG GACCAAGATCGCTTCTCCCTCAG ACACAAAGTCCTGTCCTCCTGGGAGAAGAGCAGCCAGTGTTCTCAGGGCTGGAACAAGCTGTCTCTTGGCCCTGGCACCCTGACCCTTTCCCAGCCGGTGCCCCCTGCCCACACAGTCTCACAACTGAAACACTCAGAAGCTCCTCTGCCCGCCCTGCTGAGCTGTGAGCAGCGGGAAGAGGCTGGGCTCCCAGCAACAGG TCCTCAGCCTGGGGACCTAAGAACTCTCTCTGACTCTCCATCTCCTGCAgtcccagcccagcccagca CCCTGTTAATGCAAGTTCAGTATGAGTTTGAAAGCAGAAACCCACGGGAGCTGACAGTGGTCCAGGGCGAGGTGCTGGAG ATTCTGGACCAGAGTAAACAGTGGTGGCTCGTGAAAAATGAAGCCGGCCAAAAAGGCTACATCCCGAACAACATCCTAGAACCTCTGCCACAGGGTCTACGAAGGACCAGGAGCCAGGCTGGCTCCCCAATTCAG GGTCCTTTGCTGAGGACCACCTCCAAGCCACACGAAGTAAGGGACTGGTTAATGTCAGAGAACTTCTCTACCAT CACCATTAAGAGTTTGGGAGTACTGACAGGAGGCCAGCTCCTGCACATGCAGCCCCGAGAGATACAGCTGGTGTGCCCAGAGGAGGCCCCCCGAATCCTAGCCCGGCTAGAGGCGGTGAAGAGGACTCTAGGGGTGAGGCTAGCCTAG